The stretch of DNA GTGGTGCTTCTTTTGCCATCCTCTTccatttcttttgatttttctgaaGTTGAGATTCCTCCTTGTCCTCTATTTTCTCATTGtccttcttttgttcttttatttccttatctactttctttcctttttttgtcTTCTTCCCCATGATCTGTAGCCTCTTTATTCGTCTCTTTGATGGTAATGATTTCAACCTCTGCTGTTTGATGTGGTGCTTTCTCCCTGTTTGAAACTTTGCTTCCTTCCTTGTATTCTATGCATTGCTGGCTcttttccttcatagttagctTTGCCATTTTTTCCAACACCTCTCCTTTTCCTTGTTGCGTTCCTTTCTCAGTTTCTTTGTCTCCCATTTTAGTTGGCCTCTCTTGTTCTGTTGAATGCTCTACCTTATTGCCTATTATATCCGCTCTTAGCCATGCTCCTAGTCCTTTTTTTGAACCACTGGTGTGCtcttcttctgcttctgctATCTCACAGTTTGCTACATCATGTCCGATCCTACCACAAAAGTAGCAAAATGTAGGCAGTCTTTCATATTTGAACTCCACCTTTGTTAAACCATCTTGCTTACTCCCCATGTTTAGGCCTTCTTTCAGTGGATCCTCTATCCTTATCATGACTGATGCTTTAAGAAAGTTTCCTTTTCCTGGACCCGCTGAGAATACATTGCATTCCATGACTTCTCCCACCCTAGCAGCGATCTTTCTTCCTAGAGTTGTTGTCTTGCAATGCTCTGGCATGTTCCATATTTGAAGTTTAATTTCTGTTCTAGAAAAATCCATTTCTGCTGGGTTTACTCCTCTTTCCCATTTTTTGATCAGTAGCCATGAATTTCGAAACATCCATGGGTTTCCTTTCAGAACTCTTCTCATGTCTATTTCCTTATGaaagaaaaactgaaaaagttttggCCTGATCTCTACCATTTTGAAGTCCTCTGGCCTTCTCCAAATGTTGAACATAGCCGTTTGGACCCATGTTGGGTTGATGTTTTTGTCTGTCACCAGCTTTTCTACTAGACTGTGATTGCATTTCTCTACACCTTCCTCTATGTCTTCTTCTTCGTATTCCAagacttcttcttcctcttctgtTGTATTTGatcttgttcttgtattttcCTCTTCGATTTCATGCCTTGTTTCTTCCATATTTCAGGAATGTTGGGACAACAGCACTGAGGTGACACTGTTCTGCACTATGGCGCTGGATAAACACGATTTTAGTTGAAAGTAACGGAGTTGTGCACTACACTCATTGTGGTTACTGGGGTTGAGTTTGTGCCCTAGTAGACCGACAAAGAGAGAGGATTTTGAGTTATATAAATTGTGACGATAATGATGTCATCATCTATTTTTAGACTCAAGTAAAAATGCTGCAATTTAAGGATATCAAAGTTTTATTTAACAATTCCCCTAGGTAATTAAGAAAGATCCAATCAATTCATGTCAATTTCTATTGGGTTGGACTATAGAGCTCATTTCATTAAAAAAGCTACATTCCCAATCACTCAAAGTTAAACTTAATTctcttaattattataataaaccTAATTTACACTAATTTTTACACTAATTTAGCtgaattgatttttggtttATAATTTAACGGTTAACAGATACAATagtttaaattctttaaaattgagTGTGTCTTTTGATCACAGTTAATTTATATGCACCGTTCCATGATTAAAATTATATGTATAGTTTTTACTAACTTAATTTATTTGGTTTCGTTCAGCATTTTTTTATATCCATTTGATTAGAGATCGTTGTTGaattactttatttttcttatttttgtacATATTTAATCATACTTTCACATCACCATATAATCTTTCACACTTCCGCATCACTATAAAGATACACTTTCCGTCATTCCAAAATCTTAACCTCAAAACGTTTAGTTTATAAGTATCCAAATTTCTTTAAAcatttaatcaaaataaaattcattttcttCATAAATCGAACTCAAATCATAacttaaaacaatttttttttaatggattAAACTTCAAACATAATACTTTTGTTGATAAATCGAAAATCGAATATTATGATtcttaaatcaaa from Arachis duranensis cultivar V14167 chromosome 4, aradu.V14167.gnm2.J7QH, whole genome shotgun sequence encodes:
- the LOC107483479 gene encoding uncharacterized protein LOC107483479; translated protein: MEETRHEIEEENTRTRSNTTEEEEEVLEYEEEDIEEGVEKCNHSLVEKLVTDKNINPTWVQTAMFNIWRRPEDFKMVEIRPKLFQFFFHKEIDMRRVLKGNPWMFRNSWLLIKKWERGVNPAEMDFSRTEIKLQIWNMPEHCKTTTLGRKIAARVGEVMECNVFSAGPGKGNFLKASVMIRIEDPLKEGLNMGSKQDGLTKVEFKYERLPTFCYFCGRIGHDVANCEIAEAEEEHTSGSKKGLGAWLRADIIGNKVEHSTEQERPTKMGDKETEKGTQQGKGEVLEKMAKLTMKEKSQQCIEYKEGSKVSNREKAPHQTAEVEIITIKETNKEATDHGEEDKKRKESR